Proteins found in one Alphaproteobacteria bacterium genomic segment:
- a CDS encoding histidine--tRNA ligase has translation MKLQPVRGTQDIIGDDYALFERVVTIARDISSRYGFKGIITPNFEFTDVFKRTLGDTSDIVTKEMYTFNMGDDSITLRPEFTAGICRAFISNGMHHQLPLKFFSSGPVFRHERPQKGRYRQFHQINLESIGSAEPTADIELIALASDMLEALGIRSRTTLELNSLGDDESRANYREALVAYFSRYQQELSDDSKMRLTKNPLRILDSKDENDKKIVAGAPILGDFYTENAKQFFNMVQQGLSAIGIAFHLNPKLVRGLDYYCHTAFEFTTTELGSQGTVLAGGRYDKLISMMGGPETPAVGCAGGVERLYELARTHLNLQQPRPIVIIPMGEAALSASWTLVHELRQKSGIVVELYPGNNLGKQLKKASKLNPSHAVIMGDQELAANQVVIKNLDQSQQSTVAFTAADILRAIQ, from the coding sequence ATGAAGCTTCAGCCCGTTCGCGGTACCCAGGATATCATCGGTGATGATTACGCATTATTTGAACGCGTCGTCACGATTGCCAGAGATATCTCCTCACGCTACGGCTTTAAAGGGATTATTACCCCTAATTTCGAATTTACGGACGTGTTTAAGCGCACCCTGGGTGATACGTCCGACATTGTTACCAAAGAGATGTATACATTTAACATGGGCGATGACAGCATTACCTTGCGCCCTGAATTTACCGCCGGTATCTGCCGTGCTTTTATCAGCAACGGCATGCACCATCAATTGCCGCTTAAATTCTTTTCTTCTGGCCCTGTGTTTCGCCATGAACGCCCACAAAAAGGGCGTTATCGCCAATTTCACCAGATTAACTTAGAATCGATCGGTTCTGCTGAACCTACCGCCGATATTGAGTTGATTGCTTTAGCTTCCGATATGTTGGAAGCATTGGGTATCCGTTCGCGCACGACCCTTGAGCTTAATTCGTTAGGGGACGATGAAAGTCGCGCCAATTACCGCGAAGCATTGGTTGCTTATTTTTCACGCTATCAGCAGGAACTATCCGACGATAGTAAAATGCGACTGACCAAAAACCCATTGCGCATCCTCGATTCTAAAGATGAGAATGATAAAAAGATTGTTGCTGGCGCTCCGATATTGGGGGATTTCTATACTGAGAATGCCAAACAATTCTTCAATATGGTTCAGCAGGGACTCTCAGCCATAGGTATTGCGTTTCATCTAAATCCTAAACTGGTACGTGGCCTTGATTATTACTGCCATACCGCCTTTGAATTCACCACCACCGAACTAGGAAGCCAAGGGACTGTCCTGGCAGGCGGACGTTATGATAAACTCATCAGCATGATGGGTGGCCCCGAAACGCCAGCCGTGGGCTGTGCTGGGGGCGTTGAACGTTTATACGAACTGGCTCGTACCCATCTTAACCTTCAACAGCCACGCCCCATTGTCATCATCCCTATGGGTGAAGCTGCGCTGAGTGCGTCATGGACATTGGTTCATGAATTACGTCAAAAAAGTGGCATCGTAGTCGAGCTTTACCCCGGAAATAATCTGGGTAAACAACTCAAGAAAGCCTCTAAATTAAACCCAAGCCATGCGGTGATTATGGGTGATCAGGAACTTGCTGCTAATCAGGTGGTGATTAAAAATCTTGACCAGAGCCAGCAATCTACCGTAGCATTCACGGCTGCCGACATACTGCGCGCCATTCAATAG
- a CDS encoding AAA family ATPase, whose amino-acid sequence MKFNNQLYYNEKNTTIKYSYDGPGEMDVDRLVQQKTYYKKDNADGWKPKTLILADWTAPFWGLQKIDLIHLMLQTWLDEEGGSLYLWQQEDDNEGKLIKLTKENLNCLRDSKMRQAIKPAFPHDLTVQLSIETKKAFDTIHVLDDYWICQLIEMSLNERRLDITAFEMMQEQERNKITDIINASFPPLQAGYYTCWNDGLGVHYPSKEEYRQLFEKHFNSKQIYLDPLDLFSCSNRIFHNKEFLINNKDKLLSLYLKNSSITPDLMEVLSNLRLEKFTIELCTVAPETQLNRLNPEYFNRLELHNNEILPDQVEQLLKNAYSLEYLKISNFSYNHDGILPFTCTKNLHTFEAILSKAVHFDEIIKNSPNLEELVLSQCNFQDKHYSKWAGHNFSKLRLLNVSGSDIDENDLIEIIKNAPHLEELNIAHCKKLSQEFFTVLSSFSLEKIKNFSLTVDSSINATVLHELFKKMPNLERLGVYIDVLTEVFSNLYFKELKYITINSGVKYGTGTESFIKPRSSPITPFQLEWLITRSPQLKNLDLINSSLLPEEVSELRKKFEHVTVYHHSIEPMANKELSDPKHNYREFHDYKPNDPNEPFIYRGENQSLDQNMVIEKLSQYWTLTDSQHKQHIPAIQNGICSALSRFFVDESYIKRLFVDEMNIKILLELMRAWDGSNTISDEFQKCFSTLEYYVLNYQLSPTHNKKHFVGTNISALLEKKASNNSGETLLLSNTWHHIALEYKVNGEFIEWIIYDPNYVEGPKSFGRDSSPDKVIKALEDSLGNCISIDIMNPSQDLLYSTIEPRIPDYFIEEGGLLTLAILESSQVKRIVERLQSKPLQPNTFSGLLLRCTEGYPAWFRGVSSENPVLSAYTNDLIQQFREIDQDADIKLKRSLEALGPQACVEGLDLLFPHLKNEHQALLHSLKMIEESSQHPPVHPLEARLREKLSTWERKQKPVDSVENYCEKIVNATFKEKPLHKLAIEFTSSDDVYAFHLHLEKACINSELPVFYVSSPDDLICFARHITRNGDNMATIHQAPSGPLHDFLKQYQNDNPVLIINYDKFDSDDMVKFNTILDDIRMVDGVNIPESTLIIGLLNTNKPNAYCGADFYSRYTKVIKSPFKEGVLRNELLPLPILEMSDEYSDPKSVINLYHTADWKEELLGRWMLKKDHLEFEEGLLAPALKHMIETYQPIKIHNAPWHNPDFRHFWELALLRWKIEHAGNTIVLPKNLRLTTHDGYSLQNLAVVVQNEEFVETTIDESIFVLNPTEYNRFFVDSEYEESTHSITMKPGIIKQQAEKQKDLRIYYTRGVNDHQWAKFLTHCKDAGIESVKVHTLVFHENSVNHTKVYTSNDVDSVVAIIAAEARSKNQTPKIIDVSECGAGDVLKKLVGRYVEDTNQFIFNETKSVLLEALSNHETVILKGAFSAELSDALMPLLIKRLQDNAPPSGNLHLVPDNPQHFNVIKWEQWFISPEHKRNILEEDGIQAGASPQLMDEQLQNESLSQLKARQRYMSIHSDKPAEASTDAWIGMNSLPGGVSMPPFDLSKSKERSDAFVEDRMKQVKQGLKHSPFVVLTGLTGVGKTTFVQKYLSQSVSLHQGLSELNKWINDKSDGDKVLFIDEANAMNSHWSQFEGLFNDPPSIFINGEYHRLTPEHKVVFACNPLSYEGGRTLPALFRRHGNAILFEPMIMEHIYETQLKTLLAKTALESESLTIATIFLNAYQQVCRYSQDRVLISSREVQQMALLVLAKHNENPQLDPKKLAHYYAYEVARALVPAAHKEAFDQGFKKDRPFDFTTCPLSHYKMTAKRQPVAEHIHDVLTIQGLRRDPKCINKKSLRAYPGQSGIILEGKPGDGKSLLVESILEARGYKNRSLDAKDTPGDRIYYKIPLGMQATQKTALLRKAFDEGAVVLMDEINSSPLMEPLLNALLGGKTPEGKKATKAGFLVIGTQNPVTMAGRYTMSDAGERRFKTVHAPSYSRNEMKSILIEKGYSLDLIKVGIKVYEERCDYARKNHIRLEPTFRDLERILDKLRAVKEKITERTETGHARSYTSRLNQQGTDKNKTIREKS is encoded by the coding sequence ATGAAATTCAATAATCAGCTCTATTATAACGAAAAAAATACAACCATAAAATACAGTTATGATGGTCCTGGTGAAATGGATGTTGATCGTCTTGTACAACAAAAAACCTATTATAAAAAAGATAATGCAGACGGCTGGAAACCTAAAACCCTCATTTTAGCGGATTGGACAGCCCCATTCTGGGGATTGCAAAAAATTGATCTTATTCATTTAATGCTGCAAACTTGGCTTGATGAAGAGGGTGGATCTCTCTATCTTTGGCAGCAAGAGGACGACAATGAGGGAAAATTAATTAAATTAACAAAAGAAAATCTAAATTGCCTTCGTGATTCTAAAATGCGTCAGGCGATAAAGCCTGCTTTTCCGCATGATTTAACGGTCCAATTGAGCATTGAAACAAAAAAAGCGTTTGATACGATTCATGTGTTGGATGATTACTGGATTTGTCAACTCATAGAAATGAGTTTAAATGAGCGTCGTTTAGATATTACTGCATTTGAAATGATGCAGGAACAAGAGCGAAACAAAATTACAGACATAATCAACGCTTCATTTCCTCCACTTCAAGCGGGATACTACACGTGCTGGAATGATGGTTTGGGTGTTCATTACCCCAGCAAAGAAGAATATAGGCAACTTTTTGAAAAGCATTTTAATTCTAAACAGATTTATCTAGACCCATTGGATCTATTTTCTTGCAGCAACAGAATTTTTCACAATAAAGAATTTTTAATTAATAACAAAGATAAATTGCTATCGCTTTATTTAAAAAACAGTTCTATTACCCCAGATTTGATGGAGGTTTTATCTAACTTAAGACTAGAAAAGTTTACCATAGAACTTTGTACAGTAGCACCTGAAACACAACTTAATAGATTAAATCCTGAGTATTTTAATAGATTGGAATTGCATAATAATGAAATATTGCCTGATCAAGTTGAGCAGCTCCTGAAGAATGCCTATAGTTTAGAATATTTAAAGATATCAAACTTCTCCTATAATCACGACGGAATACTGCCTTTTACCTGCACAAAAAACCTTCATACATTTGAGGCAATATTGAGTAAGGCCGTGCACTTTGACGAGATCATCAAAAACAGCCCCAATCTTGAAGAATTAGTTTTATCCCAATGTAACTTTCAAGATAAGCATTACAGTAAATGGGCTGGACATAATTTCTCTAAGCTTAGGCTGCTAAATGTAAGCGGTAGTGATATAGATGAAAATGATCTTATTGAAATAATCAAAAATGCGCCACATTTAGAAGAATTAAACATCGCTCATTGCAAAAAACTATCCCAAGAATTTTTTACAGTTCTTAGTTCGTTTTCTCTTGAGAAAATAAAGAATTTTTCTTTAACGGTCGATAGCAGTATCAATGCAACAGTGCTGCATGAGCTATTTAAAAAGATGCCTAATTTAGAAAGATTAGGAGTTTATATTGATGTACTGACTGAGGTATTTTCTAATCTTTATTTTAAAGAACTAAAATATATTACAATAAACTCTGGAGTGAAATATGGAACAGGAACGGAATCCTTTATCAAGCCCAGATCAAGCCCAATTACCCCTTTCCAGCTTGAGTGGTTAATCACAAGGTCACCACAATTAAAGAATTTAGATTTAATTAATTCTTCTTTATTACCAGAAGAAGTTAGTGAACTCCGTAAGAAATTTGAACATGTCACTGTATACCATCATTCAATCGAGCCCATGGCTAATAAGGAGCTTAGTGACCCCAAACATAATTATCGTGAATTTCATGATTATAAGCCCAATGATCCAAATGAGCCTTTTATCTATAGGGGAGAGAATCAGAGCCTTGACCAAAACATGGTCATTGAAAAACTTTCACAATACTGGACCTTAACGGACTCGCAACACAAGCAACATATACCCGCAATCCAAAACGGAATTTGTTCGGCACTCAGTCGTTTCTTTGTCGACGAGAGTTATATCAAACGTCTCTTTGTTGACGAGATGAATATCAAAATCCTGCTTGAATTAATGCGTGCATGGGATGGATCCAATACTATAAGCGATGAATTCCAGAAGTGTTTTTCAACTCTGGAATATTATGTTTTAAATTATCAGCTTAGCCCTACACATAATAAAAAACATTTTGTGGGTACAAATATATCGGCTCTGCTAGAAAAAAAAGCTTCTAATAATTCTGGTGAAACACTTTTGTTATCAAATACATGGCATCACATTGCCCTTGAATACAAAGTAAATGGGGAGTTCATTGAATGGATTATCTATGATCCTAATTATGTAGAGGGCCCTAAATCTTTTGGGCGTGATAGCTCCCCTGATAAGGTAATAAAAGCATTAGAAGATTCACTAGGTAATTGCATCTCGATAGACATTATGAACCCAAGTCAAGATCTGCTTTACTCTACGATTGAACCTAGAATACCTGACTACTTCATTGAAGAAGGAGGTTTATTAACGTTAGCAATTCTAGAGTCATCTCAAGTCAAACGCATAGTAGAAAGATTGCAATCAAAACCCTTGCAGCCAAATACTTTTTCTGGTCTTTTATTACGCTGTACGGAAGGCTATCCTGCATGGTTTAGAGGAGTTTCAAGTGAGAACCCCGTCCTTAGTGCTTACACTAACGATTTAATTCAGCAGTTTCGTGAAATCGATCAAGATGCTGATATAAAATTAAAGCGAAGCCTCGAGGCTTTAGGTCCCCAAGCTTGTGTAGAGGGTTTAGATTTGCTCTTTCCCCATTTAAAAAATGAGCATCAAGCGTTATTGCATTCTCTCAAGATGATAGAGGAATCATCACAACACCCCCCAGTGCATCCCCTTGAAGCACGCCTCAGGGAAAAACTCAGCACGTGGGAACGAAAGCAAAAGCCTGTTGATTCAGTCGAGAATTATTGTGAAAAAATTGTGAATGCGACTTTCAAGGAAAAACCTCTGCATAAGTTAGCCATTGAATTTACCTCAAGTGATGATGTCTATGCCTTCCATTTACATTTAGAAAAAGCTTGTATTAACAGCGAGCTACCTGTTTTTTATGTTAGTTCACCCGATGATTTAATCTGTTTTGCCCGCCATATAACCCGTAATGGTGATAACATGGCAACCATCCATCAAGCGCCTTCGGGCCCCCTCCATGATTTCTTAAAGCAGTATCAAAACGATAATCCCGTCTTAATCATCAATTACGACAAGTTTGACTCTGATGATATGGTAAAATTCAATACCATACTAGACGATATTCGAATGGTTGATGGTGTTAATATTCCTGAATCCACCTTAATCATAGGTCTTCTCAATACGAATAAACCAAATGCATATTGCGGAGCTGATTTTTATTCTCGTTATACTAAGGTCATAAAATCTCCCTTTAAAGAAGGCGTATTGCGTAACGAATTGCTTCCCTTGCCAATTCTAGAAATGTCCGATGAGTATTCCGATCCCAAATCTGTTATTAATCTTTATCACACGGCTGATTGGAAGGAAGAGCTGCTTGGGCGGTGGATGCTGAAAAAAGACCATTTGGAATTTGAAGAAGGTTTATTAGCCCCTGCACTCAAACACATGATAGAAACTTATCAGCCCATTAAAATACACAATGCACCTTGGCACAACCCAGATTTCCGACATTTTTGGGAGCTGGCGCTACTGCGTTGGAAAATAGAACATGCTGGCAATACAATCGTTCTTCCAAAGAACCTTCGTTTAACAACACATGACGGCTATAGCCTTCAAAATCTTGCAGTTGTGGTACAGAATGAAGAGTTTGTTGAAACTACCATAGATGAATCGATATTTGTTCTCAACCCCACCGAATATAATCGTTTTTTTGTTGATTCTGAATATGAGGAATCAACCCACAGCATAACGATGAAACCTGGTATCATAAAGCAGCAGGCTGAAAAACAGAAGGATCTGCGGATTTATTATACCAGAGGCGTCAATGATCATCAGTGGGCAAAATTTCTGACTCATTGCAAAGATGCCGGTATCGAGTCAGTAAAAGTACATACCCTGGTTTTCCATGAAAATTCGGTCAATCATACAAAAGTATATACCAGCAATGATGTGGATTCGGTGGTGGCCATCATTGCCGCTGAAGCCCGCAGCAAGAACCAAACACCCAAGATCATTGATGTGTCGGAATGTGGTGCAGGCGATGTTTTGAAAAAACTCGTGGGTCGCTATGTTGAGGATACAAATCAGTTTATTTTTAATGAGACGAAAAGTGTCCTACTGGAAGCATTATCAAATCATGAAACCGTCATTTTAAAAGGAGCATTTTCAGCTGAGCTATCCGATGCATTAATGCCCTTATTGATCAAACGTCTCCAGGATAATGCACCACCATCAGGCAACTTACATCTCGTTCCAGATAACCCACAACATTTTAATGTTATAAAATGGGAACAATGGTTCATCTCCCCCGAACATAAAAGAAACATTCTAGAAGAAGACGGAATTCAAGCTGGAGCCTCGCCTCAATTAATGGATGAGCAATTGCAAAACGAATCGTTAAGTCAATTAAAAGCCCGCCAGCGTTATATGAGCATTCATTCTGATAAGCCTGCTGAGGCAAGCACTGATGCTTGGATAGGAATGAATTCCCTTCCTGGGGGAGTCTCTATGCCTCCATTTGATCTCTCTAAAAGCAAAGAACGTTCAGATGCCTTTGTCGAAGACCGTATGAAACAGGTTAAGCAGGGGCTAAAGCATTCGCCTTTTGTCGTGCTTACGGGGCTTACGGGTGTTGGTAAAACAACCTTCGTCCAGAAATATTTGTCACAATCCGTCTCGTTACATCAGGGCCTGTCTGAACTCAATAAATGGATTAATGACAAAAGCGACGGTGATAAAGTCCTGTTTATCGATGAAGCCAATGCTATGAATAGTCATTGGTCTCAATTTGAAGGTTTATTCAATGATCCACCGTCCATCTTCATCAATGGAGAATATCATCGCTTAACTCCTGAGCATAAAGTGGTCTTTGCTTGTAATCCTCTATCATATGAAGGAGGCAGAACATTACCCGCGCTCTTTAGACGTCATGGAAATGCCATCTTGTTTGAACCGATGATAATGGAGCATATCTATGAGACCCAGCTGAAAACATTATTGGCTAAAACAGCCCTTGAAAGCGAGAGCCTAACGATCGCTACCATTTTCTTAAATGCCTATCAGCAAGTTTGTCGTTATTCGCAAGACAGAGTCTTAATTTCATCCCGCGAAGTCCAGCAAATGGCTTTGCTGGTGTTAGCAAAACATAACGAAAACCCTCAATTAGACCCGAAGAAATTGGCGCATTATTACGCTTACGAAGTGGCCAGAGCGCTCGTACCAGCTGCCCATAAAGAGGCATTTGACCAAGGGTTTAAAAAAGACCGGCCATTTGATTTTACCACATGCCCTCTCTCTCATTATAAGATGACAGCCAAACGTCAACCTGTAGCTGAGCATATTCATGATGTATTGACTATTCAAGGATTGCGCCGCGATCCTAAATGCATCAACAAAAAGAGTTTGCGCGCTTATCCTGGACAGAGTGGAATTATCCTGGAAGGAAAACCAGGTGATGGTAAAAGTTTATTGGTAGAATCGATCCTGGAAGCACGCGGTTATAAAAATAGGTCCCTGGATGCGAAGGACACCCCTGGTGATAGAATTTATTATAAAATTCCCCTGGGCATGCAGGCTACCCAAAAAACGGCACTCTTAAGGAAAGCATTTGATGAAGGAGCCGTTGTGCTCATGGATGAAATCAACAGCTCGCCTTTGATGGAACCCTTATTAAACGCACTGCTTGGTGGTAAGACACCAGAAGGTAAAAAAGCCACTAAAGCTGGGTTTTTGGTTATCGGAACGCAGAATCCTGTGACTATGGCTGGACGATATACGATGAGTGATGCCGGTGAGCGCCGCTTTAAAACCGTTCATGCTCCATCGTATTCCCGCAATGAAATGAAGTCTATTTTAATCGAAAAAGGCTATTCCTTGGATCTCATTAAAGTCGGGATTAAAGTGTATGAAGAACGCTGCGACTATGCCCGCAAAAATCACATCCGCCTTGAACCAACCTTTAGGGATCTTGAAAGGATACTAGACAAATTGAGGGCAGTAAAAGAGAAAATAACCGAGAGAACAGAAACGGGGCATGCTCGTTCTTACACCTCAAGACTAAATCAGCAGGGAACAGATAAGAACAAAACAATACGGGAGAAGTCCTAA
- a CDS encoding 3'-5' exonuclease: MHNQLFVFDIETIPDTALAHALTGCESDDITLQRQALEQYHLEITQGKNSFLRQPFHRVVAISFLKAEIQREGNQEHYVLQELRTGGNLDSSEKQLVEGFYHHLGKMKARLVSFNGRTFDLPVLKFRAMHHGISAPWVYQSGDKWNSYTQRYSLDWHCDLMDGLSDFGASSAIKMNEACVLLGLPGKLGTDGGDVMKLFDQGKLQEIRNYCETDVMNTYLLYLHFMYHRGTLSPSSLEQCLNDAVHYLQEEGQQRPHLKEFLEAWR, translated from the coding sequence ATGCACAATCAACTTTTTGTTTTTGATATTGAAACCATCCCCGATACGGCCCTTGCCCACGCCCTTACCGGGTGTGAATCAGATGACATCACGCTTCAACGCCAGGCTCTGGAACAATACCATCTTGAGATTACCCAAGGTAAAAATTCATTTCTGCGCCAACCCTTCCACCGAGTTGTGGCGATTAGTTTTCTAAAAGCCGAAATCCAACGCGAAGGCAATCAAGAACATTATGTATTACAGGAACTGCGAACAGGTGGAAATCTCGATTCCAGCGAAAAACAACTGGTAGAGGGTTTCTATCATCATTTAGGTAAAATGAAAGCACGGCTAGTCAGTTTTAATGGCCGTACGTTTGATTTGCCTGTCCTTAAATTCCGAGCCATGCACCACGGCATCAGCGCCCCCTGGGTGTATCAAAGCGGTGATAAATGGAACAGTTACACCCAACGTTACAGCCTCGACTGGCATTGCGATTTGATGGATGGCTTGTCTGATTTTGGCGCCTCAAGTGCTATTAAAATGAATGAAGCCTGCGTACTGCTTGGCCTTCCTGGAAAACTGGGAACCGATGGTGGCGATGTCATGAAACTGTTTGACCAGGGTAAACTTCAGGAGATCCGTAACTATTGCGAGACGGATGTCATGAATACCTATTTATTGTATCTGCATTTTATGTATCACCGAGGCACTTTGTCCCCTTCATCACTCGAGCAATGCTTAAACGATGCAGTGCATTATTTGCAAGAAGAAGGTCAGCAACGCCCCCATTTAAAAGAATTCCTGGAGGCATGGCGATAA
- the prfA gene encoding peptide chain release factor 1 encodes MSFSDKLDKILQNHQLLSDKLQSPDKLSHEEYVTSSKEYAEMTPIVEKIHELQKVERNIEELNSLLNDPEMKSMAEEELYALKPLLPELEHQVKMSLLPKDEDDEKNAILEVRAGTGGEEAALFAASLFRMYQRYCERNRWKFEILSISDTGIGGYKEASASITGKNVFARLKFESGVHRVQRVPETESSGRVHTSAATVAVLPEAEEIDIHIEEKDLRIDVFRSSGPGGQSVNTTDSAVRIVHIPTGLIVSQQDEKSQHKNRAKALKILRSRLYEMEREKKEKERSASRKQQVGSGDRSERIRTYNYPQGRVTDHRINLTLYKIDGVVKEGELDELIDALISEDQAIKLSESADD; translated from the coding sequence ATGAGTTTTTCGGACAAACTGGATAAAATTCTGCAAAACCACCAACTTCTGAGCGACAAGCTGCAGTCACCGGATAAGCTTTCACATGAAGAATACGTCACTTCTTCTAAAGAATATGCGGAGATGACACCTATTGTTGAAAAAATCCATGAACTCCAGAAAGTCGAAAGAAACATCGAAGAATTAAATTCACTCTTAAACGACCCTGAAATGAAATCGATGGCCGAAGAGGAGCTCTATGCCTTAAAGCCGCTCCTGCCAGAACTGGAACATCAGGTTAAGATGTCGCTTCTGCCAAAAGATGAAGACGACGAAAAAAATGCTATCCTGGAAGTCCGTGCAGGCACTGGCGGTGAAGAGGCCGCACTGTTTGCGGCATCCTTATTCAGAATGTATCAGCGTTATTGTGAACGTAACCGTTGGAAGTTTGAAATTCTCTCCATTTCCGACACGGGTATTGGCGGATATAAAGAAGCATCTGCCAGCATTACCGGCAAAAATGTATTCGCCCGCCTTAAATTTGAATCGGGAGTTCACCGCGTGCAACGGGTCCCTGAAACTGAATCAAGTGGCCGTGTACATACTTCAGCAGCAACCGTTGCGGTATTACCAGAAGCTGAGGAAATTGATATCCATATCGAAGAAAAAGACCTGCGTATCGACGTGTTCCGCTCAAGCGGACCAGGTGGTCAGTCGGTTAATACGACCGACAGTGCGGTACGGATCGTACATATTCCGACTGGTTTGATTGTGTCACAGCAGGATGAAAAATCGCAGCATAAAAACAGGGCTAAAGCCTTAAAAATACTTCGTTCCCGCCTTTATGAAATGGAACGCGAAAAGAAAGAAAAAGAACGCTCCGCCAGTCGTAAACAACAAGTCGGATCGGGAGACCGTTCGGAGCGTATCCGTACCTACAACTACCCACAAGGACGCGTTACCGATCACCGCATCAACCTTACCCTCTATAAAATTGATGGTGTGGTCAAAGAAGGTGAACTCGACGAATTGATTGATGCCTTGATTTCAGAAGATCAAGCCATAAAACTTTCTGAATCGGCCGATGATTAA
- a CDS encoding DUF4167 domain-containing protein, with product MSDNMQPSMQPMRRKRFSGPPRSGGNPNNRPKGKPQHRPGGGYRGHSNGGGNNPNQDPYAAVPLRRAIQMRDKYMEMAKMTQDRTDTEYWLQHADHFNRIVMYHQQNVRYSQPHQQGDHQHQHGDQQQHDGDSRHDRGDRSEHAHRSNRGAPYPENPGDGENDGESSNSNGSIDAEPFVMPTGPGMSYVPSTSYGLTPNDQTPPIIIPEDEE from the coding sequence ATGTCAGACAACATGCAGCCAAGTATGCAGCCGATGCGCCGCAAAAGATTTTCAGGCCCCCCTCGTAGTGGTGGCAATCCCAACAACCGCCCAAAGGGCAAACCTCAGCACCGCCCTGGAGGCGGCTACCGCGGCCATAGTAATGGTGGCGGCAATAACCCCAACCAAGATCCTTACGCAGCGGTTCCATTGCGTCGTGCGATCCAAATGCGCGATAAATACATGGAAATGGCGAAAATGACGCAGGATCGTACTGATACTGAATATTGGTTGCAACATGCTGACCATTTTAATCGGATTGTTATGTATCATCAGCAAAATGTCCGTTATAGCCAACCCCATCAGCAAGGCGATCACCAACATCAACACGGCGATCAACAGCAGCATGATGGCGACTCGCGCCATGATCGTGGTGACCGTAGTGAGCACGCGCATCGCAGCAATCGCGGCGCTCCTTACCCAGAAAATCCGGGTGATGGCGAAAATGATGGCGAAAGCTCAAATTCCAACGGCAGCATCGATGCTGAACCATTCGTTATGCCAACGGGCCCAGGAATGTCCTACGTTCCTTCCACCAGCTATGGCTTGACTCCGAACGACCAAACGCCTCCGATAATTATCCCTGAGGATGAAGAATAA
- the prmC gene encoding peptide chain release factor N(5)-glutamine methyltransferase codes for MIKPQRTIEQALSEAKHALKSAGIDLHHLEAELLLAHTLEKTREYVIGYPEATVNQELYTLYQSFIKRRIDHEPYALIVGSQEFWGRAFNVSSETLIPRPDTETLIEAALTLFKDKNQPLRIIDLGTGTGCLLLTLLAEFPCATGIGIDINENTLEIAKTNAVHLGLAKRGEFQLRSFGEDVDGRFDLVITNPPYIVSSDIASLEPNVRDYEPHRALSGGEDGLEHYRKIIPTLPNIVPSGGWFICEIGNHQETEVASLLGNIGFHVHELRRDLSGIIRCVVANRP; via the coding sequence ATGATTAAACCCCAACGCACGATTGAGCAGGCATTAAGCGAAGCTAAACATGCGCTTAAAAGCGCGGGGATTGATTTGCACCATCTTGAAGCCGAATTGCTCTTGGCGCACACTCTAGAAAAAACGCGGGAATATGTCATTGGCTATCCTGAAGCGACCGTAAACCAGGAGCTCTATACCCTCTATCAATCCTTCATAAAGAGGCGCATTGACCACGAACCCTATGCACTGATTGTCGGTTCGCAGGAATTCTGGGGACGTGCCTTTAACGTCTCCAGCGAAACATTAATTCCCCGCCCTGACACCGAAACGCTGATAGAAGCAGCCTTGACTCTCTTTAAAGATAAGAATCAACCCTTGCGGATCATTGATTTAGGGACCGGCACTGGCTGTCTTCTCTTAACCTTGCTGGCTGAGTTCCCTTGTGCCACGGGCATTGGCATTGATATCAACGAAAACACCCTGGAAATCGCTAAAACCAACGCCGTGCATTTAGGGCTTGCCAAAAGGGGTGAATTTCAATTAAGATCATTTGGTGAGGATGTTGATGGTCGGTTTGACCTGGTAATAACAAATCCTCCTTATATAGTGAGTTCTGATATTGCATCACTAGAGCCTAACGTAAGAGATTATGAGCCTCATCGGGCGTTGTCTGGTGGAGAAGATGGACTAGAGCATTATCGGAAGATTATACCCACACTGCCAAATATCGTACCATCAGGTGGATGGTTTATCTGTGAGATAGGCAATCACCAGGAAACGGAAGTGGCAAGTTTGTTGGGGAATATAGGGTTTCATGTGCATGAATTGCGGCGGGATCTCAGTGGGATTATCCGTTGTGTTGTAGCAAACAGGCCTTAG